A segment of the Thermodesulfobacteriota bacterium genome:
GATCATGACGGTAGATCAAAGAGAATACTTGCAGTAGGAAAAGAAGCGAAGGACATGGTTGGACGAACCCCTGGATCGATCAAGGCTATTAGGCCGCTGAAAGAGGGTGTCATTGCGGATTTTGATGTCGCTCAAAAGATGTTGGAGTACTTCATAAGAAAAACACATAACAATCGAAAGAGCTTTGTAAGACCGAGAATAATTGTTTCAGTTCCGATCGGTATAACCGAGGTTGAAAAAAGGGCCGTGAGAGAGTCTGCAGAAGCAGCGGGTGCTCGTGAGGTTTATTTAATTGAAGAAACCATGGCAGCAGCGCTCGGAGCGGGCATGGCAGTAACAGAGCCCGGAGGAAACATGGTTGTGGACATCGGAGGGGGAACTACTGGGGTTGCAGTAATATCCCTCGCAGGCATTGTTGTGAGCAAATCGGTAAAGATTGGCGGGGACAGACTCGATGAGTCAATCACACAGTATGTAAAGAGCAATTACAGTATGCTGATAGGAGAAAGAACCGCTGAAATGGTCAAGATAAGGCTTGGTAAAGCCATGGGAAATGGCGAC
Coding sequences within it:
- a CDS encoding rod shape-determining protein, with product MIFDSIIGWFSNDLAVDLGTANTLVYVKGKGIVANEPSVVAIQDHDGRSKRILAVGKEAKDMVGRTPGSIKAIRPLKEGVIADFDVAQKMLEYFIRKTHNNRKSFVRPRIIVSVPIGITEVEKRAVRESAEAAGAREVYLIEETMAAALGAGMAVTEPGGNMVVDIGGGTTGVAVISLAGIVVSKSVKIGGDRLDESITQYVKSNYSMLIGERTAEMVKIRLGKAMGNGDVGSMNVKGRDLRAGIPKTVEITSEEVREALSGPLNSIVEAIKQTLERTPPELAADIVDNGIVLTGGGALLGGLDTLINDATGLPVTVAEDPLTCVVLGSGRALDELDLLKEVSLW